The Sporolituus thermophilus DSM 23256 genome has a segment encoding these proteins:
- a CDS encoding M20 family metallopeptidase: protein MDKILDAIAAKEQTMLRFLESLVNIDSGIDNPEGIDQVARLVGGKLAELGFAVEYLEYPGACTHVLARKKGAGDKQVMIMGHMDTVFPKGTAAARPFTVKDGKAYGPGVLDMKGGITAALFALEAMYEHGWNDKNITVFFCGDEETAHPKTNAVEIFEREARGKDAVFNMESGRPDGGVVIGRKGVIIPELTVKGRAAHAGNEPEKGASAVLELAYKTIDLHNLTNPETGTTVNVGVFRGGVAQNVVPPEAYAKVDIRFTKVEEAEKVLQAVREIAARTYVPGTETVLTGDEIVFMPMETTDKVLSLFKLVQEQGRKLGIEEIGGFVVGGGSDAAWTTRVGAPTVCSMGPRGGLNHSEREYIEIDGLIERAKLLALCIDAV, encoded by the coding sequence ATGGACAAGATTCTTGATGCAATTGCCGCCAAAGAGCAAACTATGCTGCGTTTTCTGGAAAGCCTGGTGAATATCGACTCGGGTATCGACAATCCGGAAGGCATTGACCAGGTGGCGCGCCTTGTCGGCGGCAAGCTGGCCGAGCTGGGTTTTGCTGTCGAATATCTCGAGTATCCTGGCGCCTGCACTCATGTGCTGGCCCGGAAAAAGGGCGCCGGCGACAAGCAGGTAATGATTATGGGCCATATGGATACCGTCTTCCCTAAAGGCACGGCCGCCGCCCGTCCCTTCACGGTCAAGGACGGCAAGGCCTATGGTCCGGGCGTCCTGGATATGAAAGGCGGTATCACGGCGGCGCTGTTTGCGCTGGAAGCCATGTATGAGCATGGCTGGAATGACAAAAATATCACCGTCTTCTTTTGTGGTGACGAGGAAACGGCCCATCCCAAGACTAACGCCGTGGAAATCTTCGAACGCGAAGCGCGGGGCAAGGATGCGGTGTTCAATATGGAATCGGGGCGCCCTGACGGCGGGGTCGTCATCGGCCGCAAAGGGGTGATTATTCCCGAACTAACGGTAAAAGGGCGGGCGGCCCATGCCGGCAATGAGCCGGAAAAGGGCGCCAGCGCCGTGCTTGAACTGGCCTATAAGACCATCGACCTTCACAACCTCACCAATCCGGAAACCGGGACGACGGTGAATGTCGGCGTGTTCCGGGGCGGAGTGGCCCAAAACGTTGTTCCGCCGGAAGCGTACGCAAAGGTCGACATCCGCTTTACCAAAGTCGAGGAAGCGGAAAAGGTGCTGCAGGCGGTGCGGGAAATCGCGGCCCGGACGTATGTCCCTGGTACGGAAACGGTGCTGACCGGCGACGAAATTGTGTTCATGCCGATGGAAACCACGGATAAGGTGCTCAGCCTGTTTAAACTGGTGCAGGAACAGGGACGCAAACTTGGCATTGAGGAGATTGGCGGCTTTGTCGTCGGCGGCGGCTCTGACGCGGCCTGGACGACCCGGGTAGGGGCGCCGACCGTGTGCTCCATGGGGCCGCGCGGCGGACTAAACCATAGTGAACGGGAATATATCGAAATTGACGGCCTTATAGAGCGGGCCAAACTGCTGGCGCTGTGCATTGATGCCGTCT
- a CDS encoding nucleoside recognition domain-containing protein yields the protein MSEAAKDHDKVSLKGWIALAVFILMFSGLFKVLGDALGLKWLSAFDFVVLNGKFGTDLVGKGGVGARTGFMEAFVLFPTVMFAVGVVEVCEHFGALRAAGKLFTPLLRPLLGIPGICGLAFVASLNSSDVGSVLTRQLKENGHITDDERTTFVAYQYAASAPITNTLAADLYRRGLLTAQQATILYPGVILMGTLIGHYVRIVIVAGTNPKYHPLMFAICLLDAAIGMLLMRLFI from the coding sequence ATGAGCGAAGCAGCCAAAGACCATGACAAAGTCAGCCTTAAAGGCTGGATTGCCCTGGCGGTGTTCATCCTGATGTTTTCCGGCCTGTTCAAGGTGTTGGGTGATGCCTTGGGACTTAAGTGGTTGTCGGCGTTTGACTTTGTCGTCCTTAACGGCAAATTCGGCACCGACTTGGTCGGCAAAGGAGGTGTCGGCGCCAGGACGGGGTTCATGGAAGCCTTTGTCCTCTTCCCGACCGTAATGTTTGCGGTAGGTGTCGTCGAGGTCTGTGAGCACTTCGGCGCTTTGCGGGCAGCGGGCAAGTTGTTCACGCCGCTGCTCAGGCCCTTGCTGGGTATCCCTGGCATCTGCGGCCTTGCGTTCGTCGCCAGTCTTAACAGCTCGGACGTTGGCTCGGTTTTGACCCGCCAGCTTAAAGAAAACGGGCACATTACCGATGACGAGCGTACCACCTTTGTTGCATACCAATATGCCGCTTCGGCGCCCATTACCAACACACTGGCGGCCGACCTTTACCGGCGGGGCTTGCTGACGGCCCAGCAGGCTACCATCCTCTATCCCGGCGTCATTCTCATGGGGACGCTGATTGGCCACTATGTGCGGATTGTCATCGTTGCCGGCACTAACCCCAAGTATCATCCGCTGATGTTTGCCATCTGCCTGTTGGACGCCGCGATCGGCATGCTGCTGATGCGCCTGTTTATTTAA
- a CDS encoding sigma 54-interacting transcriptional regulator — translation MTACIAVFALGETTAKSIAGQLAGFFASDNVIIQSYCLERPQALPTAPVKADVAVISSSAVLPLAAPHIHPATRTLVARRSLGVAALDALLALPNGTKVLVCHKYPAGCRELAASIRELGMSHIECYSLYDDDHELCKTITTAVVAGDRDGLPPWIKKVIDIGSREVELASLVEIAHIINYPLDNSGLLTLRYSREIVRRTERLKQAVKHIETLHNQIRTVLNTVEDALIAIDNNGNIRVLNDVARRLATGGDDSPTGKWLLDVFPGLRGCLSSQYELIAGKNLVQMAGKTYHVTVSPVKDSGGMIDGCVVALRDVTDVIRMESEVRSALKARGHLARYTFDDILGISPAIRATIQTARKLAASDLNVLILGENGTGKELFAHSIHNASGRAGGPFVAANCAALPASLIESEPSRLPVNLDRQELPLYFALLDILREAKTLGCALGRGQLAGRMAERGFFLSEQAIRRRLEHLKAAGLLASGRGRQATRITPAGEELWAVLRTEIGLKTG, via the coding sequence ATGACTGCCTGTATCGCCGTGTTTGCTTTAGGAGAGACGACAGCCAAATCAATAGCCGGCCAATTGGCCGGCTTCTTTGCAAGCGATAATGTTATAATCCAGTCTTATTGCCTGGAACGTCCGCAAGCGCTCCCTACCGCCCCGGTTAAAGCCGATGTGGCGGTTATCTCCAGTAGCGCCGTGCTTCCCCTGGCCGCTCCCCATATTCATCCCGCTACCCGCACGTTGGTAGCTCGCCGATCCCTCGGGGTGGCCGCATTGGACGCGCTGCTGGCGCTGCCTAACGGGACAAAAGTTCTTGTCTGCCATAAATACCCCGCTGGCTGCCGGGAACTGGCCGCGTCCATCCGGGAATTGGGCATGTCGCACATTGAGTGCTATTCCCTGTACGATGACGACCACGAACTGTGCAAGACCATAACCACGGCAGTTGTGGCCGGCGACCGGGATGGACTTCCCCCCTGGATAAAAAAAGTCATCGACATCGGTTCGCGGGAAGTGGAATTGGCCAGCCTGGTTGAAATTGCGCATATTATCAATTATCCCCTGGACAATTCGGGTTTGCTTACTTTGCGTTATTCCCGGGAAATAGTGCGGCGGACCGAACGTCTCAAGCAGGCCGTCAAGCATATTGAGACGCTGCACAACCAGATTAGGACGGTGCTGAACACCGTCGAGGACGCCCTGATCGCGATTGATAATAATGGCAATATCCGGGTGCTTAACGATGTGGCCCGGCGGCTGGCGACCGGTGGTGACGATAGTCCGACCGGCAAATGGCTGCTTGACGTCTTTCCCGGATTGCGCGGTTGTCTTAGTAGTCAGTATGAGTTAATTGCCGGGAAAAACCTGGTACAAATGGCCGGGAAGACCTACCATGTAACCGTTTCGCCGGTCAAAGACAGCGGCGGGATGATTGACGGCTGTGTGGTTGCTCTGCGCGACGTAACCGATGTTATACGCATGGAAAGTGAGGTGCGCAGCGCGCTCAAAGCCCGTGGCCATTTGGCTCGCTATACGTTTGACGATATTTTGGGAATATCGCCGGCAATCCGCGCTACGATTCAGACGGCGCGGAAACTGGCGGCCAGCGACCTTAATGTGCTCATTCTCGGCGAGAACGGCACCGGTAAAGAGTTGTTCGCCCACTCCATCCACAACGCGTCAGGGCGGGCCGGCGGCCCGTTCGTAGCCGCCAACTGCGCTGCTCTGCCGGCTTCTTTAATCGAAAGCGAGCCGTCCCGGCTGCCGGTCAACCTCGACCGGCAGGAGTTGCCGCTGTATTTTGCCCTTTTGGATATTCTGCGGGAAGCAAAAACACTCGGCTGTGCGCTGGGCCGCGGCCAGCTGGCCGGGCGGATGGCCGAACGGGGCTTTTTCCTCAGTGAACAGGCCATTCGGCGCCGGCTTGAGCACCTCAAAGCCGCCGGGCTTTTGGCCAGCGGCCGGGGCCGGCAGGCCACCCGCATCACCCCGGCCGGAGAAGAGCTGTGGGCTGTCCTCCGGACAGAAATTGGTTTGAAAACAGGATAA
- a CDS encoding uracil-DNA glycosylase, with the protein MVQTHAEWEAALLACSQCALCREGNRGPTSYNGTPDSPLMLVGEGPGGVEDEYGVPLVGPSGQLLDRALASVGITRDRIYTTNVVKCRPRGNRTPTVEEGQVCAGRWLDAEVALVKPKVIVALGSVALKYLYQPNARITKDRGRWFTTKYGIPAIATYHPAYLLRLTGQDLVRAKWEVYYDLKAAVERLAELAPDYCLQSDPPPDLLAIYAKRRRERLDRGRAQA; encoded by the coding sequence ATGGTTCAGACCCATGCCGAATGGGAAGCGGCGCTCTTGGCGTGCAGCCAGTGCGCGCTTTGTCGGGAAGGCAACCGGGGGCCGACTTCGTATAATGGAACGCCGGACAGCCCCCTGATGCTGGTGGGAGAAGGCCCTGGCGGCGTCGAGGACGAGTACGGCGTACCGCTCGTGGGCCCTTCCGGACAACTCTTAGACCGGGCCCTCGCCAGTGTAGGCATTACCCGCGACCGCATTTACACTACCAATGTCGTCAAATGCCGGCCCCGCGGCAACCGGACGCCGACTGTCGAAGAGGGACAAGTTTGCGCCGGCCGGTGGCTGGATGCCGAAGTTGCCCTGGTAAAGCCGAAAGTTATCGTCGCGCTGGGTAGTGTCGCCCTTAAATACCTGTACCAGCCCAATGCCCGCATCACCAAAGACCGCGGCCGGTGGTTCACGACCAAGTACGGCATACCGGCCATCGCTACCTACCATCCTGCTTACCTGCTCCGCCTGACCGGCCAGGATTTGGTCCGCGCCAAATGGGAGGTCTACTATGATTTGAAGGCGGCGGTGGAAAGACTTGCCGAATTGGCTCCGGACTATTGTTTGCAATCAGATCCGCCGCCTGACCTGCTTGCCATCTATGCTAAGCGGCGGCGTGAGCGGCTGGACAGGGGGAGGGCGCAGGCTTAG
- a CDS encoding CHASE4 domain-containing protein, translating into MTIRKKLLALFLAILMGAAAVMYAVTHMVLLRGLAELEKLEVMEDLTRAANVIAYDIAVLDDQVFDWAVWDDTYQFVVDGNREYIASNLEETIFISPKINFIIFFDNEGKLIFGKGYDLERRRELPLPPSLLTLGQEKRPVKGIVMLPEGPLLVVVEPILDSSGNGPARGMLLFGRYLDDDRIKRLADTVQLSFTVKPVDEQGLPEDFRQARTALKQGNSPFVTLLDNNTIAGYLILPDIHGNPAVLLKLVDSRKLYWGVMPAIGYYLLALILVGFVVMAAAFWVVERQVLDRLKALAGGVAEIGAASNLSRRLAIKGKDEFANLATAINGMLASLEQAEAQLRYFSLHDALTGVYNRAFIETWLQGLQESGQRAINVVFCDLDGLKLVNDIFGHNCGDELLKAFADLLRACCPENAAVARVGGDEFVLIINDDRPEIAEELCTAIRAAVTEYNRSNRTAPLPLSISLGTATGLASKEDILSLLGQADNAMYREKFERSRKLRRSLLPLLKKALVARDASANGHARRLKNRIVEFALACGLTDFNQRDLKLFALFHDIGKVGLPPDVLAKRGGFTPDEEETKQRHVEIGFRIALAVPDLLPIADWILKHHEWWNGGGYPLGFKGEEIPLPCRLLAILDAYDNMTSGEPGGQALSHDAAVEEIKKLAGIRFDPRLVDIFVNWMDGGKSAEASGDGRA; encoded by the coding sequence GTGACGATACGCAAAAAGCTGCTTGCCTTGTTTCTGGCGATATTGATGGGGGCGGCCGCAGTTATGTATGCTGTTACCCACATGGTGCTGCTCCGTGGCCTCGCGGAACTGGAAAAATTGGAAGTAATGGAAGACTTGACCAGAGCGGCCAATGTAATTGCCTATGATATCGCCGTCCTGGATGACCAGGTTTTCGACTGGGCGGTGTGGGACGATACCTACCAGTTTGTGGTGGACGGCAACCGTGAGTATATTGCCAGTAATTTGGAGGAAACCATCTTTATAAGCCCTAAAATCAATTTTATTATCTTTTTTGACAATGAAGGTAAGCTGATTTTCGGCAAAGGGTATGACTTAGAGCGACGGCGGGAACTGCCGCTGCCACCGTCGCTATTGACGCTTGGCCAGGAAAAGCGGCCGGTCAAGGGTATTGTCATGCTGCCGGAAGGACCGCTCTTGGTGGTGGTCGAGCCGATTTTGGACTCGAGCGGCAACGGGCCGGCGCGGGGGATGCTGCTATTTGGCCGTTACCTGGACGATGACCGGATTAAGCGCTTGGCCGATACGGTCCAATTGTCGTTTACAGTCAAGCCGGTTGACGAACAGGGGCTGCCGGAAGATTTTCGCCAGGCCCGCACGGCATTGAAACAAGGAAATTCACCGTTCGTAACTTTGTTAGACAATAACACGATTGCCGGGTATCTTATCTTGCCTGATATTCACGGCAACCCGGCGGTGCTGCTCAAACTGGTGGATAGCAGGAAACTTTATTGGGGGGTCATGCCGGCCATCGGCTACTATCTGTTGGCGTTAATTCTTGTCGGCTTTGTGGTAATGGCCGCGGCGTTCTGGGTGGTGGAGCGCCAGGTGTTGGACCGACTGAAGGCTTTGGCCGGCGGCGTTGCCGAAATCGGAGCTGCCAGCAACCTGTCGCGACGGCTGGCGATAAAGGGAAAAGACGAGTTCGCCAATCTCGCGACGGCCATTAACGGCATGCTGGCGTCCCTGGAGCAGGCTGAGGCCCAGCTAAGGTATTTTAGCCTCCATGACGCGCTTACCGGCGTATACAATCGGGCCTTTATCGAGACGTGGCTGCAAGGACTCCAGGAATCCGGCCAGCGGGCTATCAACGTCGTTTTTTGCGACTTGGACGGGCTGAAACTTGTTAACGACATTTTTGGCCACAACTGCGGGGACGAGCTACTTAAGGCGTTTGCCGACCTGCTGCGGGCGTGCTGCCCCGAAAATGCCGCGGTTGCTCGCGTCGGCGGCGACGAATTTGTTCTGATAATCAATGACGACAGGCCGGAAATTGCCGAAGAGTTATGCACCGCGATCCGCGCCGCGGTGACTGAGTACAACCGATCCAACCGAACCGCGCCTTTGCCGCTGAGCATTTCCTTAGGTACGGCCACGGGCCTGGCGAGCAAAGAGGACATTTTATCCCTCCTTGGACAAGCTGATAACGCCATGTACCGGGAGAAATTTGAACGTAGTCGCAAACTGCGCCGTTCGCTCCTGCCGCTTTTGAAAAAAGCGCTGGTGGCGCGGGATGCATCCGCTAACGGCCACGCCAGGCGTTTGAAGAACAGGATTGTTGAGTTTGCCCTTGCTTGCGGTCTGACCGACTTTAATCAGCGCGATCTTAAGTTGTTTGCCTTGTTCCACGATATCGGCAAAGTCGGCTTGCCGCCTGACGTTCTTGCCAAACGGGGCGGTTTTACGCCGGACGAAGAGGAAACTAAACAACGCCATGTCGAAATCGGGTTTCGCATTGCGCTGGCCGTACCCGACCTCCTGCCCATTGCCGATTGGATCTTAAAGCACCATGAATGGTGGAACGGCGGCGGGTACCCGCTCGGGTTCAAGGGCGAGGAAATTCCGTTGCCATGCCGTTTATTGGCTATTTTAGACGCCTACGACAACATGACAAGCGGCGAGCCGGGCGGCCAGGCCTTAAGCCATGACGCCGCTGTTGAGGAAATAAAAAAATTGGCGGGGATACGGTTTGACCCTCGCTTGGTGGATATTTTTGTTAACTGGATGGACGGCGGTAAAAGTGCGGAAGCAAGTGGTGATGGCCGTGCCTGA
- a CDS encoding SLC13 family permease, giving the protein MTTQASIATAIFLAVYAMIVAEKIHRTVVALIGAVLVILTGVLAQEAAIEVVDFNTIGLLIGMMVIVGITRHTGIFEFLAIWSAKLVKGDPAWIMVSLATVTAVLSALLDNVTTVLLIVPVTFSIAERLRISPLPFLMAEVLASNIGGTATLIGDPPNIMIGSATGLGFMDFVIALTPAIIVIHILTMAWFRILYKQSLRCDPQWQAAVLAMDEREQIKDAVLLKKCLVIIGLTILGFVLHQALHLESATVAIAGAALLLLLTRMEPDHAFEAVEWGVIFFFVGLFVIVGALEHTGVIEMVAKAALSVTGSNVPLAGSLILWLSAIASAFVDNIPFTATMIPLIQDMGRLGGITDLNPLWWSLSLGACLGGNGTLIGASANIVVASMAEKRGLSIGFLSFTKIAFPMMIMSIIVSHIYLWLRFF; this is encoded by the coding sequence ATGACAACGCAAGCATCTATCGCCACGGCCATCTTTTTGGCCGTTTACGCCATGATCGTGGCGGAAAAAATTCACCGGACGGTAGTGGCGCTTATCGGCGCCGTCCTTGTCATCCTAACCGGTGTCCTCGCGCAGGAAGCAGCGATTGAAGTAGTAGATTTTAATACTATCGGCTTACTGATTGGCATGATGGTGATCGTCGGCATTACCCGCCACACGGGTATATTTGAATTTCTGGCCATTTGGTCAGCCAAACTGGTAAAAGGCGACCCGGCCTGGATCATGGTATCCCTGGCCACGGTCACGGCGGTGCTCTCTGCCCTGCTGGACAATGTTACTACCGTACTGCTTATCGTGCCGGTCACGTTTTCGATTGCCGAGCGGCTGCGGATAAGCCCGCTGCCGTTTTTGATGGCGGAAGTGCTGGCCAGCAATATTGGCGGCACGGCGACGCTGATCGGCGACCCGCCCAATATCATGATCGGCAGCGCTACCGGGCTGGGGTTCATGGATTTTGTCATTGCTCTTACGCCGGCTATCATTGTTATTCATATTCTGACCATGGCTTGGTTCCGCATTCTGTATAAACAGAGCCTGCGCTGCGACCCCCAGTGGCAGGCGGCGGTGCTGGCCATGGATGAAAGAGAGCAGATTAAAGATGCGGTGCTGTTAAAGAAATGCCTGGTTATCATTGGCCTAACTATCCTCGGTTTTGTGTTGCACCAGGCGCTGCACCTTGAATCGGCGACGGTGGCCATTGCCGGCGCAGCCCTATTATTGCTTTTAACCCGAATGGAGCCGGATCACGCCTTTGAGGCGGTCGAATGGGGCGTTATCTTCTTTTTCGTCGGCCTGTTCGTTATCGTCGGTGCGCTTGAGCACACCGGCGTTATTGAAATGGTCGCCAAAGCGGCGCTATCGGTTACCGGCAGCAATGTTCCGCTGGCCGGGTCGCTTATCCTCTGGTTGTCGGCCATTGCCTCCGCCTTTGTCGACAATATCCCCTTTACCGCGACCATGATCCCGCTTATTCAGGACATGGGTCGGCTGGGCGGCATTACCGACCTCAATCCGCTATGGTGGTCGCTTTCTTTGGGCGCCTGCCTTGGTGGCAACGGCACCCTTATTGGCGCCTCGGCCAATATTGTCGTGGCCAGTATGGCGGAAAAACGGGGCCTGAGCATTGGATTTCTAAGCTTTACCAAGATTGCTTTTCCCATGATGATTATGAGCATTATTGTCAGTCATATTTACCTATGGTTGAGATTTTTTTAA